One Erythrobacter sp. SDW2 genomic region harbors:
- a CDS encoding GDP-L-fucose synthase — MVGAALVRRLEGEGCLVLTADRSVDLREQGAVRQWFADNKPDTVIVAAARVGGILANDTRPAEFLYDNLMIEANVIEAAHRHDADKLLFLGSSCIYPRLAPQPITEDALLTGPLEPTNEWYAVAKIAGIKLCQAYRRQYGRDFISAMPTNLYGPGDNFDLASSHVLPALIRKAHEAKLAGAESITLWGSGTPRREFLHVDDLADGCVHLLTHYSGEEHVNLGSGTDLTINELAQAVCRSVGFEGRIDHDTSKPDGTPRKLMDGSKIAAMGWRPRIGLDQGIADAYRWFLANAA; from the coding sequence ATGGTCGGCGCGGCGCTGGTGCGGCGGCTGGAGGGCGAAGGCTGCCTGGTGCTGACTGCCGACCGTTCGGTCGATCTGCGGGAACAGGGCGCGGTGCGGCAATGGTTCGCCGACAACAAGCCGGACACCGTCATCGTCGCTGCGGCCAGGGTCGGCGGGATCCTCGCCAATGACACCCGCCCGGCCGAATTCCTCTATGACAACCTGATGATCGAGGCGAACGTCATCGAGGCGGCGCATCGCCACGATGCCGACAAGCTGCTCTTTCTCGGATCGTCCTGCATCTACCCGCGCCTGGCGCCCCAGCCGATCACCGAAGACGCGCTGCTGACCGGCCCGCTCGAGCCGACCAACGAATGGTATGCCGTGGCCAAGATCGCCGGGATCAAGCTGTGCCAGGCCTATCGCCGCCAGTACGGTCGCGATTTCATCAGCGCCATGCCGACCAATCTCTATGGTCCGGGGGACAATTTCGACCTCGCATCGAGCCATGTCCTGCCCGCGCTGATCCGCAAGGCGCATGAGGCGAAGCTGGCCGGGGCCGAATCGATCACGCTGTGGGGCAGCGGCACTCCGCGCCGCGAATTCCTGCATGTCGACGACCTCGCCGATGGCTGCGTCCACCTGCTGACGCATTATTCGGGCGAGGAGCATGTCAATCTCGGCTCGGGCACCGACCTGACGATCAACGAACTGGCGCAGGCGGTGTGCCGGTCGGTCGGGTTCGAAGGGCGGATCGATCACGACACCTCGAAGCCCGACGGCACGCCGCGCAAGCTGATGGACGGGTCGAAGATCGCGGCGATGGGCTG